TTATCATTTCAAACCTGCTGGGCGGCGAACAATATATGCTCATCGGTAACCTAATTGAGCATCAGTTCTTAAGAGTCGGAAACTGGAACTTCGGTTCTGCCCTTGCAGTAATTATGATGATGATGATTTTAATTACCTCTCTATTGCTTTCCTTCTTTGATAAGGACGGTGAAGAAAGGAGCCTGATATGAGAAATTTAAAAAAGTTCTATCTCGGGCTGATGCTTTTATTCATGTATGCCCCCATCGTAGTTTTAATCGCCTTTTCCTTTAACGAGTCTCGTTCAAGAGGATATTGGGGCGGATTTACTTTAGACTGGTATATTGAACTTTTTCACGATAAAAGAATAATGAAGGCCCTTTATAATACTGTTGTTATTGCTCTTTTATCCTCTGCTATAGCCACAGTAATCGGCACCATTGCCTCCATAGGCATCAACGGGCTTTCAAAGGCCTCAAGGAACGTTGTAATGAATATTACGAATCTTCCTGTTTTAAACCCTGATATCGTTACCGGTGTATCCCTCATGATACTTTATATATCCGTATTTAAAATATTAGGGTTAGGCCAGCTGGGATTTATGACTTTACTTATTTCCCACGTTACATTTAATATCCCTTATGTTATACTTTCGGTTCTGCCAAAGCTAAGGCAGCTTGATAAAAATTTATATGAAGCGGCCCTTGATTTAGGCGCAAGCCCTCTGTTCGCCTTCTTTAAAGTCGTTCTTCCCGAAATCATGCCGGGGATCGTAACAGGCGCAATATTTGCTTTTACCTTATCTATAGACGATTTTGTAATAAGCTTTTTTACCACAGGCTCTGGCGTAAGCAATTTATCGGTTATTGTATATTCAATGGCAAGACGCGGCGTAAACCCCAAAATAAACGCTCTGTCTACTTTGATGTTCGTAGCTGTTCTTGCCCTTTTATATTTAATTAACAAAAGAGACGCTTCAAAGCTTAAGGAATCATAATAAGGTTATAATCTGAAAGGAATGATGAAATTGAAAGTTAAAAATGTTTTATTGGCTTTAGCGGCATCCGCCATGCTTATTTCAGGCTGCTCAGGAAATGGCTCTCCAAAGGGTTCGGAAGACGTACCTGCATCTGAGCTTGCCGGAACCTCCATCAACGTATATAACTGGGGAGATTATATAGACGAAGAGGTTCTTGATATATTTACCGAAGAAACAGGAATAACGGTAAATTACGATTATTTTGACAGCAACGAAATCATGTATGCCAAGATAAAAAACAGCGGCGCAAGCTATGATGTAGCTTTTCCGTCAGATTATATGATTACAAAGATGATTGCAGAAGATATGCTTCTTAAGCTTGATTTTAACAATATCCCTAATTATGAATATATTGATGATAAATTCAAAAACCTTGATTTTGACCCTAACAATGAATATTCCGTTCCATATATGTGGGGAACATTGGGAATACTCTATAATACAGATATGGTCGATGATGAGGTAAATAGCTGGAATATCCTTTGGAACGAAAAATATAAAGGCGAAATATTTATGTATTCAAGCCAAAGAGACGCTTTTGTTCCTGCTTTAAGGCTCCTTGGGTATTCTGTAAACACAACGAATATCGATGAATTAAACGAAGCAAAAGAGCTTCTTATTAATCAGATGCCTTTAGTTCAGGCATACGTTGGAGACCCTGTAAAGGATAAAATGATAGGAAACGAAGGCGCATTAGCCCTCGTATACTCCGGTGACGCCATCTACTGCCAGGAATATAATGAAAACCTTGAATATGTAATCCCCGATGAAGGAAGCAATGCATGGTTTGATAATGTAGTTATTCCAAGCACCGCAAAGAATAAAGCAGGCGCAGAAGCATTTATAAACTTCCTCTGCCGCCCTGATATAGCCCAGAAAAACACAGAATACATTGGATACAGCACCACGAATAAAGAAGTTGCCGAGGAACTGGGAGAAGAATTTTTAAATAATCCTGTTTACTGGCCCTCTGATGAAATCTTCGATGAACTGGAAGTATTTGTTGACCTTGGAGATTTCATTCAGGAATTTGATAAAGCATGGACAGAAGTACTTACAGCAAGTTCAAAATAAAAAAGGCCCTAGGGCCCTTTTTTATTTATTCCAAAATCATATTTATTAAAGTATTGATATGTATTTCCATTGTGTTAAGAGATTTTACAGGCAATTTAGCATCTTTAAAAAGTAAGGGCAGTTCTGTACAGCCTAAAACTATGGCCTGAATATGATTTTCTGTAACCATTCTTTCAGCAATATCCATAAAGCCTGAAAAGGTTTCCTGATTTATTATGCCAAATTCAAGCTCTGTCTCAATTTTTTCTCCAATGTATGCCTTTTCTTCTTCACTTGGCGTAAATACATTAATGTTGTTATCAGAAAACGGCTTAATAAAAAAATCACCGTCCATTGTTGCTTTCGTTCCAAGCAGACCAATGTTAGTTAACCCTTGCCTTTTTGTTTCATCACAAGCCGATTCGATTATGCTGACTAAGGGTATGGGAGATAGCGCTTTAAGCTCATCAAAAACAATATGGGCAGTATTACCGGTCATGGCAGCAAAATCTGCTCCCCCAGCCGCAAGGTTATTTATACCTTTTAAAAGATAGTCTGTTAAATTCTCATACTCTTTTCTGTCACACATCTCAAGCACATGGAAAACATTGACGCTTTCAATAATAAGGCTCGGAAAGAAAGGCTTTCCAACTCTTTTTTGAATACCATAAGCAATGTTTTTATAATAGGATATTGTAGATTCAGGCCCAATACCGCCAATTAAACCTAATTTTTTCATAAATCTTCTCCTTATCCTAAACGCCTTAAGCTTATTTTGAAGCCTTCTTTGCGCCGTTCTTCTATATCGGTAATTATAAGCCTTCCATGGCCCCTTAAAGTTATGCTGTCGCCCTTTTTGACTGCCGCTGAAGGGTTCGATATGTTTACCCAGTTTATTTGCGCCTTATCCCCTTGTATAAGCTTAAGAGATAGGCTTCTTGAAAGCAAAAAGCCTGCGCTTATTACGGCGTCCAGCCTTAAAGATGCCACATTAACCGCTGTTTCCTTGTATTCTAAAAGAGGAGGGATAAAAAACTCATCCTGCACTATAGAAGCTTCTACAGAAACCCTGCCTACACTTTTAAGCCCCATAATAATAAAATCCGAAACAGATTTATTTACAAATGCCACAGCTCTCTTTTCAAATATAAAAATATCTCCTATTTTTGCCCTGTCTATTCCAAGGCCTAATATTGAGCCTAAAAAGTCTTTATGGCTAAGGCCTTTTCCTCCTGTTTTTGAAAATATGATTTCTATTTGGTCTATAGGAAACTCTTCTTCCGTAAGCTCCTCCCAATAAGGAGAAAAACCCAGAAGCTTTCTTTCGCAGCCTTCCGCCCCGCCGAAAGATTTAACAATAATATCGGAACTTTCAGAAATTACCTTGGAAAACAGTTCGGCTTTTATAGGGTCCAAAAAATCGGAAAAAGTTTTAAAACATTTTTCCTCACAGATAAAAACCTGATTTAAAGCTTTTGAAAACAAAAGCTTCTCCTCAGGCTTTATAAATTTTCTTAATAATTGATCTCTATCAAGCATATTGATTGCTAAAAGCTGTATATAAGGGTCTGAAGAAGACCGCTTATAAGATTAATAAGCAAAATCACTATTACAGGAGAAAAGTCAAGCATCATGCCGGGACCCCCTAAAGGCGATTTGTATAAAAGCTTCCTTACGGGAGACATAAGCGGTTCCGTAAGAGCCGTTATAGTCCTTGGAATAAATGAATCCCTGTTAATAGGCAGCCAGCTCATGATGCAGCTTATTAATATAAGAAAATCCAGCAGATTCGCAAACTGCCCGATAGACCTTGCTAAAATATCTCTCATTTAATGAGCCCCCGTCTATTTAAATGCTGAATTCAACCATGAGGAGGAAAGCCCGAAACTTCTTATCTCTTCATTTATTTCCGATGAGACCGCACCTGTTATCTCAACGCCTCTTGGAGCAATTACAAACATATCGTTACTTAATCTTCTGATGTTTCCGTCAAGAGCATCTACAGAGCCGCTTAAGAAATCGGCAATTCTCTGAGCATCAGCTCCGTCAACGCCTTCAAGATTAACCACAGATATGATATCGCTTTTTGTATTGTCTATAACGTCTCTTGCATCTTCAATATTCTTAGGCAATACTATATCAATTTGAGACTTTCTGTGAAGGTCTACAACGTTTGATGAAAGGCTTCTGATATTGGAAGTTCCCCTTGCCCTTTCAGGAGCAAGCCTTGGCTGAAAGCTCTTTATTTCAGCGGTCGGCCTTTCAACTACAGGCTCGTCATATTCCTCATATTCGTCATCATAATCCATCTCATCTTCAATATCTACCCCAAGTAATGCATCTTTAAGCTTCTTAAAAATCTCAGGCATTTAAAAACCTCCTATGTACTTCAAATATAATCTTTTGTTTTAAGGCTATATCCTTGATATAAGTAAATCAACTTTAAATAGCTATTGTCATATTGCTTTTTAAAAAGCAATATGACGATACACAATCGTCTATAAAGCAATGTTCGATTACTTATTTATATTATTAACGCTTTTGTAACAATTGTCAACTGATTATTTATACTTTTTTAATAAAAAACCCTTTAAAAACTCTGCTTTTTCCTCATGAAGTACAAAAACACAATCAATTTTATGGCACAATTTAGCATAATTACCATAATATGTTAATTCCTGTCTATTGGAGAAAAATATAAAAGAGCATAGAGAGTGATGCTATATTGCCTTGTAAAATAGCATAAATGCTCCCCTTTTGTAGGGAAGCATTTGAAGTTTTATAAAATTTTAATTTATTCTGTCGCCTTCTTGAATATAATTATTAACCGCATCGGAAACAATGATATCATATATCTTTATTCCTGAGGCGCTTCCTTCGGGGCTTGCAGGAAGGATAACGTATCCGTTATTTCCTTTCGTCATGCCTTCAGTGCTTATGCTTGTAAATGATGCTATGCCGCTGTTGGCCTTAAAAACGCCTTTGGACACGACGATTTCATCTATAACATAGGTCTTTTCCAGATTATTTGCGGCAGGGGCATTTTCTTCCCCTTCTGAATCCTTCTCTTTCTCCGGCATAATTACTGTATCGCCGCGTTTTATATTATTAAAATCCTGCATCACGTAGACGTAGCCGCCCTTATCCTCATTTAAACGAAGGCTTTTCATGCTTATGGCAACTTCTTCTGTTTTGTCATTAATAAGCTTATAAACTACGTCCCTGCCTTTAGAGTTAATCACATAGTCTTCAGGGATTTTAAGAAATGTTCTTTCTGTAATGGCATTTTCAGGGATTTTTATTCCGCTGTAAATACTGTCATAAGTTTTAAAGGAAACAGATCTCATATCGAGGAAATCATACATCTGCTTATTTGATTTAAAAAGAACAAAACTTTCTTTTTCTCTGCGCTCCAGCTCTTCTATTTTAAAATCTATGCCCATATATTCTCCGTCTTTATCGAGATAAAGCTTGACTGTGTCACTTTCTTTCCAGTTCAAGGTAAGGTCGTTTTCAATATATGACGCTATATACCATTCATTTGACTTAACAATCTTAAATACTTCAGAGCCTTCGGAGGCCTCTTTCACTCTTTCGCTTATTTTGGGTACGATTTGCATTACGGTTTCTTCTTTTCTTACCTGATCCATATTGCTGAAATTCAAAAGCTCCTCAAATCCATCAACAACATAAGAGACGATTCCGCCTTCGGTTACAGAAACTGTTGCTATACTTTGAGAAAGCTTCTCGCTGTATTGCCGGTTTTCATTGACATAGGATTCGAGAGAGCCTTTTCCCTCACTTAGAAGAAGCTCGTTTCTTTTGTTGATATTTTTCTCGACGCTGTCCTTCAGCTTGTAAACCGCTGAAAAATCGTCGCCTGAAAGAAGAAAAAGATTCTTATCTATATCGCTTTTTATTTTTTTATTTATATTGGATACATCATGGGTAAAGGCCGATACCTCTGTACGCAGAGACTGCATATCCAGGATTTTCTGGGAAAGAATTTCGCTCTGATTTTCTAAAGCTTTTGTCGTTTCAGGATTTTTTATACTGCAAACTACCGTTCCCGATTTCACCTTCTGCTTGTCCGCCACCCAGAAGTCAACATTTCCCCCTGCATTTGACCTGTATACTGCTTCGTCTCTGATGATGATTCCGTTTATCACTCTGGGAATATCAACGCTTCCCATAGGGACGACCATAGTGGCGATGTCCTTTTTGGTAGCATATTTATAGATCGTACCGCCTACGCTTATGGAAAACAGCGCCAAAGCAGTAATCATTATTATTAAATCTCTTGTAGCAGAAGCCCTTTTGGCAGCAGCTCTTTTTCTGGCATTAAAAGGGACTACGTTATTTTCCCTTTCAGGTCCTTTGGTAGAAGCTCTTGCCGGGGGACTCTTTCTGCTTTCCGGAACTTTTCTTACGGGTTTTTTAACCGGTCTTTTTCCGTTTCGGCTGTTACCGTTATTTATATTTCTTGCCATTTAGCCCCTCCCTTTTCATAGTTTTCATGAAAGAAGCATATAAATTAAAAAAACGAAAAAGAGTGATAAGATGAATAATCCAAAAAAATCCAAGGCATTATTACTCATTATACCAATATTAATTATCTTGTTCAATATTTTAATTATCCTGCGGCCTGCTGAAATCATAGGAGCCGCAAAAGAAGGCCTCTTATTATGGTATACGGCAAACGTTCCTTCCCTTCTTCCTTTTATGATAACGGTGAATATCCTTATGGGGCTTAAGGCTGTTGAATTTTTTGGTGTAATCTTTGAACCCTTTATGGCGCCTTTATTTAACGTAAACGGAAACGGGAGCTTTCCTTTTATTGCCGGAATGACTTCCGGCTATCCCATAGGGGCAAAAGTAACCTCAAGGCTTAGACAAGAAAACTTAATTTCAAAGACGGAAGCACAAAGGCTTCTTGCCTTTTCCAATAATTCAGGCCCCCTTTTCATTCTCGGAGCCGTCGGCGTAGGAATGTTTAAAAATCCTTCCGTGGGATATTTTCTCATGCTGATCCATTATCTTGGGGCAATTTTAAACGGGCTTATTTTTAAGTATTATAAAAAGGAAAAGGTTAAGTCTGTAAGCCGCGTTAAAGGAACACTTTTCAGCGACGCCCTGGAAAAAATGAGAATCGAAAGAATAAGAGACGGAAGAAGCTTTACAATGATTCTTTCGGAAAGCCTTATGGATTCCATGACCGCAATCGTTAATATCGGCGGATATATTATGCTTTTTTTCGTGGTAGTAAAAGCTCTTGAAATCGTAAATATTATATCCATTTTTGAAAGCCTTCTTTATCCCCTTATAAAAATACTGAACATATCTCCCGAAATGTTTAAGGGTCTTTTTTACGGTATATTCGAAATAACAGGAGGTGCGGGAAAACTGTCGGCTCTTCCTTTAAGCAGGCCCGTAATCCTTTTAGCCGGCTTTATTCTTTCCTTCGGCGGCTTTTCAATCCATGCTCAGTCTTCAAATTTTATATCCAAGACGGATATCAGCATGGCAATATATATTTTATCGAAAATTAGCCACGGGCTTATTACAGCCCTTTTAGGCTATATTCTATATCCTTTTTTTAGCTTTCAAACTACTGCCGAGGTTTTTGGCTATTACGGATTAGACCCTTTAAGAGAGCTTATAGGCTCTGTCATTATATGCATCATATCTTTATTTGCAATGTTTATGACTTATTTTATAATCGCCGCTGTTTCAAAGTTTTCGGAATACAGAAAAAAAAGAAACCGTCTGAACGGTTTCCCTAAATATAAAAAAGAATAATTATGAACAAAATCAAGCAGAGCTTGATTTTGTTCACGAATACAGTATAATTGCAGCTTAATTAACCCCTCTAAGCTCCTGGCGGTTATTGTAAAGGGTTTCAAGAATTTGATTAAAATAGGCCTGAGCGCTTTGGCTCTGGCTGTTTATATTTTCAGCTGTAAGCTTAATGGCCTGCTCTGATTTTGCAAGTATTTCATCTGCATAATCCATGGCATTAATCCTGAGGTTTTTAGCGTCCTGCTTTGCTTCTTCAAGAAGTGTTTCTCCCTCTTGAACGGCTCTTTTATATATTTCATGCTCGCCTGTAAGGCGGGTAGCTTTATTTTCAGCATCTTTAAGAATATTTTCCGCTTCTTTTTTAGCTTCCTCAACAATAAGGGCAGCTCTTTTTTCCGCATCTTTAACGTATTTTTCTCTGTTATCCATTACTTTTTGTGCTTCCTTTATTTCCTCGGGAAAATGAAGCCGCATTTCGTCAATAATGTCATATATCATGTCCCTGTCCACAGCTACCTTACCAGAAAAGGGAACGTTTTTACTGTCCTCTAATATATCTTCAATCTGTGCGAGATAGTTTTCAATAGAATCCATGCTATTATTCCTCCAATCCTATTTATACTAATTGAATTTTTGTTTTAAATCAAGCCTTACTATTTCAGGCACCATATTGCTATAGTCACCGTTAAACCTTGCAATTTCCTTTACGACGCTTGAGCTTAAAAATAAATATTCTTTGCTTGTAGGTATAAATAAAGTCTCTATGGAGCTTGAAAGCTCTCTATTGGTAAGCGCCATCTGAAATTCATACTCAAAATCCGTCAGCGCCCTTAGGCCCCTAATGACTATTTGAGCATTGCACTTACGGGCAAAATCTACAAGCAATCCGTTAAAAGACTCTACCCGAACATTTTTCATATCCTTCGTAATATCAAATAAATGCCGTTTTCTTTCTGCAGCTGTAAAAAGAGAGGTTTTGGAAGGGTTGTCCAATATGCCTACAATAAGCTCATCGGCTAAGCCGGATGCTCTTTCTATTATATCCAAATGCCCATAAGTTGCAGGGTCAAAGCTTCCCGGGTAAATTGCAATCATTTTTATACCTCTTGTTTATATTTTAGAAAATAAATGCCGGTAATTCCGTAACGCTTATTTTTAACTATCTCAAAATGAGCGTTGTGAGGCTCTTCCTCATTTGATTTTTGTTCGACTACAATGATTCCTTCGGCATTTAAAATATCCGCGTCATAAATGAGTTTAAGGGCCGTAGAGCTAAACCCTGTATCATAGGGAGGGTCCATAAATATAATGTCGAACTTTTGGTCCTTAAGGCTTCGTATTCCATCTTCAAAACCTGAATTAATAAGCTTAAACTTAAATTCTCCCAACGCCTTTTTCACGTGGGAAATATTGTCTTCTATAATCTTGCAATGCTTTTTATTTTTTTCAATTACCGCCAAAAAATCGGCGCCTCGGCTTAGAGCTTCTATACCAACTGCCCCTGAACCGCCGAATATATCAAGGAAAGAGGAACCATATATATCATTTGAAAGCATGTTAAATACAGATTCCCGCACCCTGTCTGGAGTAGGCCTTATGTCGTAATCTTCTGTGGCTTTAAGCTTATGCCCTCTGGCAAGGCCTGCAATGACTCTCATATAGTCCCCCTTGTAAAAGGCATGCTTACTAACTTAAAATATGCATTTCTATTTTAAAGTTAAATAAGCGCTCCTCAATGCTCATAGTAAACTGGCTTAAGTTTTTAAGTTAATTTGCTATATTAGTAGCCTTTATCAGAATTATTATACATAAAATGAATCTATAAGTAAACACCTTTATAAAAAACATAAAGGGCAAAACCCTTTATATAGGCCCGCCCAGTTACATAATACACTTTATTAAGATAATATTAAAAATTATATGATATACTTGAATTTATATGAAATAGCAGCATTATCAAATAGAACAGGAGAAAATCCTGACTGGATTAAAATATCGTTTACGGCATTTTAATCTTACGGGTATTTTACAGAGCAAAAATTCTTATTTCTTTTTTCTTGTTTTATGTTCTCTAAAGCCAGATACTTGCAGCGCCATAAAAACAAACTGACTATATATCAATATTTCCAGGCATTAGAATCTCTATTCTTCTTTTAAGCCCTTTATATTTATCATAATTATCATATGCCCATAGGGCGGCCTTTCTTGCTTCTGTAAGAATTTCCTTATCCTTATAAATATCCGCAATTTTAAGTTCAGGAAGGCCGTGCTGGCGTATTCCAAAAAAGTCCCCAGGCCCTCTTAATTTTAAATCAAGCTCTGCTATTTCAAAGCCATCGTTGGTTTTTGTCATGGCTTTTATTCTTTGAGCCGTTATTTTGCTTTTAGAATCGCTTATTAATACGCAGTAGCTTTTGTCGCTTCCTCTGCCTACTCTTCCCCTAAGCTGGTGAAGCTGTGAAAGGCCGAACCTTTCGGCATTTTCTATAAGCATGAATGTGGCGTTCGGCACATTTACCCCTACTTCTATTACAGTAGTAGCTACCAATACATCTATTTCTCCTTTTAAAAAGCCGTCCATTATAGTTTCCTTCTGTGAAGGTTTCAGCTTTCCGTGAATAAGCTCTATAGAAAATTCAGGAAGGTAGCGTTTTTTTATTTCCTCTGCATAAGTAATTACGCTTTTTATATCAAGGGTTTCCCCTTCTTCTATAGCAGGGCATACGATATAGGCCTGCCTGCCCCTTTCTATCTCTTTTTTTATAAGGCAGTAAACTCTTTCTCTATATCTTGAATCCACGCCAAAGGTTTCAACAGATTTTCTTCCCGGGGGCAGCTCATCTATCACAGAAACGTCCATATCTCCGTATAAAACGAGAGCAAGGCTTCTGGGAATGGGGGTAGCGCTCATGACAAGAACATGGGGGGCTTTTCCCTTCCTTGCAAGGGCAGACCTTTGTTTAACGCCGAAACGGTGCTGTTCGTCTGTAATTACAAGGCCAAGGCTGTGATAATTTACCCTTTCCTGAATAAGGGCATGGGTTCCGATAATCATTTGCGCCTGATTGTTTTCAATTTTTAAAAGGGTCTCTTCTTTTTCTCTTTTTTTAAGAGAACCGGAAAGAAGCACTGTTTCTATGCCAAGCTTTGAAAAAAGGGCATTTATACTATTAAAATGCTGGGCCGCCAAAACCTCTGTAGGAGCCATTAAAACTGCCTGATAACCGTTATTGATAGCCATATAGCAAGAAAGTGTGGCTACAGCCGTCTTTCCCGAGCCTACGTCCCCTTGAATAAGCCTGTACATGGCACAGGGGCCTTCCAAATCCTTTTTTATTTCCTCCATTACCCTTTTTTGTGCGGAAGTAAGTTCAAAAGGAAGGATAAATTCAGACGTATCCGTATTTTTTATGGAAACGTCGCTCCTGCTTCTTTTTATTTTCCCTTTCATGAGCATAAGGGATAGCTGCAATGTAAAAAGTTCGTCAAAAGCAAGCCTTCTCCTAGCCGAGAAAAACATTTTTTCATCAGAAGGAAAATGAATATTTTCTATTGCTTCTCTGCGGTCCATAAGGACATAGGAGGACAATATTTCTTCGGGAAAATATTCTTCTATATCCGAAAAGGCATAGTCTATGGCATCTCTGATTAATCCTCTTAAAAGCTTCTGGGTGATTTTATATGTTAAGGGATATATGGGGACAATCCTTGCGGAATTCAGCTGATGCTCTCTTTTTTTCTCATAGTCTGGAGATAATATTACGGGGTATTTGTTCTTCGGTTCTGCTCTGCCCGTGAAATAATATTCCTCCCCTTTGATAAAGGCATCTTTTAAATAAGGCTGGTTAAACCATATAAGCTCCGCTTCCCCCGTATCGTCTTTTACCATCATTCTTGTAACAATTCTCTGCCTGAAGCCGGAGGTTTTTATATTTCCGCAAATTCCGCATATGGTATAAATCCCCCCTTCTTCCATCTGAGCAATGGGGGTTATGATGCTTCTATCCTCATATTCTCTCGGAAAATGCTCTATTAAATCGCCTACGGTATAGATACCAAGGCGTCTTAGATGATTTGCCCTTGCAGGGCCTATATTCTTAATTATTTCTACATCTTCATTAAGTTTCATACTGCCCTCATTTTAATTTCTATACTAAAAATATGCCTTTGCAAGAATTACGCTTACAAAGGCATTATCGTTTCATATTGAATTCTTTTATTACTCAAGGGATATGATATAGTAATAAAGAGGCTGTCCGCCTTCCATAACGGCGACTTCACAGTCAGGGTACTTTTCTTCAACATAGGCTGAAAGATTGTAAGCGTCTTCCTCAGTTATACCTTCTCCGAAATAGATGCTCATAACCTCTCCTGCTTTTTTAGCGAACATATTGTCTATAAGCACCTTGGAGCCTTCTTCTATGGTATTTGAAACATTCGTAATCTTACCGTCTACCATACAGAGAATATCCCCGTCTTCAATTTTCTTATCTTCAAAATTGGAAGCTCTTACGGCATAAGTAACCTGCCCTGTGACTATGCCTGAAACGGCTTCATTTAAATGCTCAATGTTTTCTTCAGGGTTTTTTTCAGGAGCATAAGAAATAAGAGCCGAAATTCCCTGAGGAACAGATTTCGTAGCTATTACATAAACATTCTTTTCGGAAAGCTCCGCTGCCTGTTCGGCAGCCAAGACAATATTTTTATTATTTGGAAGAATAAAAATGTTGTCTGCATTAAGGCCTTCTATGGCGGCAAGAATGTCCTCTGTGCTTGGATTCATGGTCTGTCCGCCCTCTATGATAACATCTGCGCCGATACTCTTAAAAAGCTCTTTCAGGCCTTCTCCGGCAGAAACAGCGATAAAGCCTGTTTCCTTCTTTTCGGAAGGTTCTGTGAGAATGTTTTCAGCAGGCTTATGTTCATGTTCCTTAGTTTCTTGGAAATTTATTAAATTGGTGTGCTGGAGCCTCATGTTTTCAATCTTTAAATTGGAAAGGTTTCCTGTTTTAAGAGCCTTTTCAAGGGCAAGGCCCGGATGGTCTGTATGGACATGAATTTTTATAATATCCTCATCACCGACAACCACAATGGAATCCCCGATGGTTTCAAGGTATCTTTTAAAGCCTTCTTCCATTTCGTCGGTAACTTTATCTACGTTTACAAAAAATTCAGTGCAGTATCCATATTTTATGTCAACGTTTGCATTTGCGGCAGCGTGAAT
This is a stretch of genomic DNA from Anaeropeptidivorans aminofermentans. It encodes these proteins:
- a CDS encoding ABC transporter permease, with translation MRNLKKFYLGLMLLFMYAPIVVLIAFSFNESRSRGYWGGFTLDWYIELFHDKRIMKALYNTVVIALLSSAIATVIGTIASIGINGLSKASRNVVMNITNLPVLNPDIVTGVSLMILYISVFKILGLGQLGFMTLLISHVTFNIPYVILSVLPKLRQLDKNLYEAALDLGASPLFAFFKVVLPEIMPGIVTGAIFAFTLSIDDFVISFFTTGSGVSNLSVIVYSMARRGVNPKINALSTLMFVAVLALLYLINKRDASKLKES
- a CDS encoding ABC transporter substrate-binding protein, giving the protein MKLKVKNVLLALAASAMLISGCSGNGSPKGSEDVPASELAGTSINVYNWGDYIDEEVLDIFTEETGITVNYDYFDSNEIMYAKIKNSGASYDVAFPSDYMITKMIAEDMLLKLDFNNIPNYEYIDDKFKNLDFDPNNEYSVPYMWGTLGILYNTDMVDDEVNSWNILWNEKYKGEIFMYSSQRDAFVPALRLLGYSVNTTNIDELNEAKELLINQMPLVQAYVGDPVKDKMIGNEGALALVYSGDAIYCQEYNENLEYVIPDEGSNAWFDNVVIPSTAKNKAGAEAFINFLCRPDIAQKNTEYIGYSTTNKEVAEELGEEFLNNPVYWPSDEIFDELEVFVDLGDFIQEFDKAWTEVLTASSK
- a CDS encoding aspartate/glutamate racemase family protein, which gives rise to MKKLGLIGGIGPESTISYYKNIAYGIQKRVGKPFFPSLIIESVNVFHVLEMCDRKEYENLTDYLLKGINNLAAGGADFAAMTGNTAHIVFDELKALSPIPLVSIIESACDETKRQGLTNIGLLGTKATMDGDFFIKPFSDNNINVFTPSEEEKAYIGEKIETELEFGIINQETFSGFMDIAERMVTENHIQAIVLGCTELPLLFKDAKLPVKSLNTMEIHINTLINMILE
- a CDS encoding YlmH/Sll1252 family protein, which gives rise to MFSKALNQVFICEEKCFKTFSDFLDPIKAELFSKVISESSDIIVKSFGGAEGCERKLLGFSPYWEELTEEEFPIDQIEIIFSKTGGKGLSHKDFLGSILGLGIDRAKIGDIFIFEKRAVAFVNKSVSDFIIMGLKSVGRVSVEASIVQDEFFIPPLLEYKETAVNVASLRLDAVISAGFLLSRSLSLKLIQGDKAQINWVNISNPSAAVKKGDSITLRGHGRLIITDIEERRKEGFKISLRRLG
- a CDS encoding YggT family protein, whose product is MRDILARSIGQFANLLDFLILISCIMSWLPINRDSFIPRTITALTEPLMSPVRKLLYKSPLGGPGMMLDFSPVIVILLINLISGLLQTLIYSF
- a CDS encoding cell division protein SepF, with the protein product MPEIFKKLKDALLGVDIEDEMDYDDEYEEYDEPVVERPTAEIKSFQPRLAPERARGTSNIRSLSSNVVDLHRKSQIDIVLPKNIEDARDVIDNTKSDIISVVNLEGVDGADAQRIADFLSGSVDALDGNIRRLSNDMFVIAPRGVEITGAVSSEINEEIRSFGLSSSWLNSAFK
- a CDS encoding HlyD family efflux transporter periplasmic adaptor subunit yields the protein MARNINNGNSRNGKRPVKKPVRKVPESRKSPPARASTKGPERENNVVPFNARKRAAAKRASATRDLIIMITALALFSISVGGTIYKYATKKDIATMVVPMGSVDIPRVINGIIIRDEAVYRSNAGGNVDFWVADKQKVKSGTVVCSIKNPETTKALENQSEILSQKILDMQSLRTEVSAFTHDVSNINKKIKSDIDKNLFLLSGDDFSAVYKLKDSVEKNINKRNELLLSEGKGSLESYVNENRQYSEKLSQSIATVSVTEGGIVSYVVDGFEELLNFSNMDQVRKEETVMQIVPKISERVKEASEGSEVFKIVKSNEWYIASYIENDLTLNWKESDTVKLYLDKDGEYMGIDFKIEELERREKESFVLFKSNKQMYDFLDMRSVSFKTYDSIYSGIKIPENAITERTFLKIPEDYVINSKGRDVVYKLINDKTEEVAISMKSLRLNEDKGGYVYVMQDFNNIKRGDTVIMPEKEKDSEGEENAPAANNLEKTYVIDEIVVSKGVFKANSGIASFTSISTEGMTKGNNGYVILPASPEGSASGIKIYDIIVSDAVNNYIQEGDRIN
- the ylbJ gene encoding sporulation integral membrane protein YlbJ; protein product: MNNPKKSKALLLIIPILIILFNILIILRPAEIIGAAKEGLLLWYTANVPSLLPFMITVNILMGLKAVEFFGVIFEPFMAPLFNVNGNGSFPFIAGMTSGYPIGAKVTSRLRQENLISKTEAQRLLAFSNNSGPLFILGAVGVGMFKNPSVGYFLMLIHYLGAILNGLIFKYYKKEKVKSVSRVKGTLFSDALEKMRIERIRDGRSFTMILSESLMDSMTAIVNIGGYIMLFFVVVKALEIVNIISIFESLLYPLIKILNISPEMFKGLFYGIFEITGGAGKLSALPLSRPVILLAGFILSFGGFSIHAQSSNFISKTDISMAIYILSKISHGLITALLGYILYPFFSFQTTAEVFGYYGLDPLRELIGSVIICIISLFAMFMTYFIIAAVSKFSEYRKKRNRLNGFPKYKKE